In the genome of Colletotrichum lupini chromosome 8, complete sequence, one region contains:
- a CDS encoding methyltransferase domain-containing protein: MQQNEDQPPIEADDSGIDDASSIGGVSTDESSASLRSSILDYRRENGRTYHRMSDGKYVFPNDEREQDRLDIVNHIWMLALDNAFCLCPKNDGTKAKRVLDIGTGTGTWALDYAETFPEATVLGVDLSPIQPGFVPPNCSFEVDDLEKEWTWTNPFDFILCRNMNASFSDWNNIIKQAYDHLEPGGYFEIQDSHWPLVADDDTMKGTAMDKWGDLLVEACTKIGRPVDKETVQLVGKMEEMGFEDVRRVPFKFPSTGWPKDKKLKELGDWNRSMLSGGLEGLTLALLTRYMDWSKEEALILCAQVRKELADTRIHAYWNGYVIYGRKPLKAGEEGNAN; the protein is encoded by the coding sequence ATGCAACAAAATGAAGATCAGCCGCCCATCGAGGCAGATGACTCTGGAATCGACGACGCCTCCTCCATCGGCGGTGTCTCAACAGACGAATCCAGCGCATCGCTGAGATCGAGCATTCTGGATTACCGCCGTGAGAACGGACGGACGTACCATCGCATGAGCGATGGAAAGTACGTGTTCCCGAACGACGAGCGCGAGCAAGATCGTCTTGACATTGTCAATCATATCTGGATGCTGGCGCTCGACAATGCCTTCTGTCTGTGTCCCAAGAATGACGGCACAAAAGCTAAGAGAGTCCTCGACATCGGAACCGGCACTGGGACCTGGGCCCTCGACTACGCGGAGACATTCCCGGAGGCCACCGTCCTCGGCGTCGACCTCAGCCCTATCCAGCCCGGTTTCGTTCCCCCCAACTGCAGCTTCGAGGTGGACGACTTGGAAAAGGAGTGGACCTGGACCAATCCCTTTGACTTTATCCTCTGCCGAAACATGAATGCGAGCTTTTCAGACTGGAACAACATCATCAAGCAGGCGTACGACCACCTCGAGCCCGGTGGCTACTTTGAAATTCAAGATAGCCACTGGCCTCTGGTCGCTGATGATGATACGATGAAAGGCACAGCCATGGATAAATGGGGCGATCTTTTGGTCGAAGCCTGCACCAAGATTGGGCGCCCCGTTGACAAGGAGACGGTTCAGTTGGTTGGCAAGATGGAGGAGATGGGATTTGAGGACGTGAGGAGGGTTCCGTTCAAGTTCCCGTCCACCGGGTGGCCCAAGGACAAGAAGCTCAAGGAGCTTGGTGACTGGAACCGCTCCATGCTCTCGGGCGGTTTGGAGGGCCTAACTCTAGCGCTGCTGACCCGTTACATGGATTGGTCCAAAGAAGAGGCATTGATACTCTGCGCGCAAGTGAGAAAAGAGTTGGCAGACACACGTATACATGCGTACTGGAATGGATATGTCATCTATGGACGGAAGCCTTTGAAGGCAGGCGAAGAGGGTAATGCCAATTGA